The nucleotide sequence TTGCCAATATCATTTTGGAGGATAAGAACAGGCCTTATCCCTCCCTGCTCCGATCCCACCACCGGATTCAGGTCAGCGTAAAAGATGTCACCTCTCGCTATAATAGGATTCATTATCTTGCTCCAAGAACGCCTCGTATTTTGCCAGGGCCTCCTCATCCGGCACCACGCACGAACAGGCAAGTTCCCGGTTCAGTGAGGCCATTTCGATGTAACCGTCTACCATTTTTTGTCTCTGATCCAGCCGGCGTCTCTTGAAAAGGTACTGATGGATGATCTCTCTCACGAAGGCGCTGCGATTCGTGCAATCCTTACGGACGAGGGCATCGAGTTCCTCCAGCATCTGATCTGTGACACTTACCACTATTCTTCTAGCCATACCGTTACCTGCCATTTCCATACCCTCACTTTCACTAAATATAGTGTATGGCCATCCCCTCAGCTGCCGCTGCGGCCTCTCCCAGCGCCTCAGATAGAGTCGGGTGCGCCCTTATTGCATCTTCGAATTCGTTCAAAGAAAGGCCATGCTTTATGGCAAGACTGGCCTCGCTCACCAACTCTGTGGCGCCCGGCCCTATGATGTGAGCGCCGATCAATCGTTTATCATCTTCTCTCGCAACAAGTTTTACCATCCCATCAGGTTGCCCCATCACAATCGCCTTACCATTGGCGACGAACGGAAACTTGCCAACTATCACCGGAATCCCTGCCTCGCGAGCGGCGTCCTCTGTCACCCCCACAGTACCGATCTCAGGCATAGTGAAAATCGCGCTTGGGATGGCCGAATAATCCATGGACATGCGCTCGCCAATCCCGAAATCAGCGGCTATGTTATGTGCTGCTACTATTCCTTGTTTTGATGCTACATGGGCAAGCATTACCTTAGCGGTGGCATCCCCGATGGCATAAACCATACTGTTGCTGGTCCTCATCCCATCATCCACCAAGATCTCGCTTCGTCTTCCCATATCTACATGTGCATCCTCGAGCCCTATGTCATCAGTGGCTGGCACCCTTCCTACACTTATGATAGCCCTTTCTGCCGTGATTTCCTCACCTGACTCTAATGCAGCTATAACCTTGCCGCCAGACTCTTCCAAATTCAATATCCTCTCCCCAGTTCTAATGACTATCCCGCGTTTCTTTAGAAAGGATTGGAGATGAGAACTAATTTCCCGGTCTTCAGATGGGAGGATGTGTGGTAGAAGCTCCAGCAAGATGACCCTGACTCCTAATTCAGAGAATATGCAAGCAAGTTCACAGCCTATTATACCACCGCCGACTATAAGAAGATCAGCAGGAAGGCTATTGCATTCAAGTATCTCATCACTGGTCATTACAGCCCGTCCGTCATAACAAAAACCGGGGAGCATCTGGGGTTTAGAACCAGTGGCGACGATGATGCGCTTCGCCTGGATATGACCAACGCCCTCAACCAGGACCCCATCATCTTGGAGGCGTCCCCTGCCCCGCAAAATGGTCACCCTGTGCTTCTTGAGAAGAAACTCCA is from Bacillota bacterium and encodes:
- a CDS encoding ribbon-helix-helix protein, CopG family; its protein translation is MARRIVVSVTDQMLEELDALVRKDCTNRSAFVREIIHQYLFKRRRLDQRQKMVDGYIEMASLNRELACSCVVPDEEALAKYEAFLEQDNESYYSER
- the lpdA gene encoding dihydrolipoyl dehydrogenase; its protein translation is MESTVYDLVVLGGGPGGYVSAIRASQLGLSVALVEARDVGGTCLNRGCIPTKALANSVSILATMRRSAEYGISAGETIAADFDAIMKRKSQVVARLRAGVEFLLKKHRVTILRGRGRLQDDGVLVEGVGHIQAKRIIVATGSKPQMLPGFCYDGRAVMTSDEILECNSLPADLLIVGGGIIGCELACIFSELGVRVILLELLPHILPSEDREISSHLQSFLKKRGIVIRTGERILNLEESGGKVIAALESGEEITAERAIISVGRVPATDDIGLEDAHVDMGRRSEILVDDGMRTSNSMVYAIGDATAKVMLAHVASKQGIVAAHNIAADFGIGERMSMDYSAIPSAIFTMPEIGTVGVTEDAAREAGIPVIVGKFPFVANGKAIVMGQPDGMVKLVAREDDKRLIGAHIIGPGATELVSEASLAIKHGLSLNEFEDAIRAHPTLSEALGEAAAAAEGMAIHYI